DNA sequence from the Cyprinus carpio isolate SPL01 chromosome A9, ASM1834038v1, whole genome shotgun sequence genome:
atcaGACCCAAGTCACCCAAACTGACGTGAAAAAAGCGGGAGGTGCTGAAAAGCGCGCTGTTTGCATAACTTACTTTCGAAAAAATATCAGCGTGATGAACCTTCAGGTGCCGCTTGAGGTTGGTGGTATTCTTCCCACCTacccaggtgaaaaaaaagtgtactttagTGCACTAAAAATACACTTAAGTACAAGAAAGTACATTTGTAgtactttcatattttttgtgctaaaaacaactgtaaaaataatacactattaatacactaattaaaagtatatttttactttagtagtacttaagtgtaattaataaagtatactaaataccatttatattttaaatgtatttttagtgcataaaaaaaaaatatacttttgaaaAAATAGACAGAAgagtttttttagtgtatttcttacaagtacattttttaaCGCATTAAAAATAGTTCATTGTTAGTGTACTTTTACATAGCTATTAAAGTACACTAGCaatgaactatttttaatgtgttaaaatgtacTTGTAAGAAATACACTAAAAAACTCTTCTGTCTATTTtttcaaaagtatattttttttatgcactaaaaatacattttttaaaaataaggcttttagtatactttattaattacacttaattactatttaaattaaaacatacttttaattagtgtttttacagttgtttttagcACAAAAAATAAGAATGTTATACAAATTACTTTCTtgtaattaagtgtttttttagtgCACTCAAGTACACTTTATTTTCACCAAGTGAAAATACTAAAGTAGTACTTAAGTGTAATTAAGAAAGTATACTAAATAccattgatattttaaatgtatttttagtgcatATAAATAAGATATACTATTGAAAAATTACACACAGAAtagttttattactgtatttcttacaagtacatttttaacgctttaataatagttcattgttagttcattgtTAGTGTACTTTTAgatagtttaaattaaattatttcaacagaaatatgttagaaatgtattcacAAATGCGCTATTTAAGtacactatataaatatactaaatagcACTAacactgaaatttattttaagtgtaattagatagttaacctaaattaatttagtttacaATATATTAGCAATAGGTTAAATTAATTGTgctacttaagtatacttaaatacactaaatattaaattgatataGTACACATATTCAGAAGTGTTTTGCATTGAAAAAGCATGCAGCGATCACAGCGATTAACAGATGGATTTCCATAAATATAGTATAACTTGTAGGTGCTTATGCTATACTATAAATGCACTACTATCACATTAAGTATGTtacttaaaagtgtacttttattGCTATACAAAATTGCAATATGATTGTTTTCCAAATTTATtgtcaataaaaagaaaacagatatttaaatagtttcataATTTCACAGTAACCAAAAACAATTCACTTAACACTGTCTGTGAGTTAATATTTAGAACAGGCATGACAACTGTATTTTTCTGACTGTTTGCTTTGTATTGcataacattttatgaaaaaaaaaaaaacaacaacttgcaAGCTTGGAGGATAAGCGAATAGAATAGACTTTTGTGCGCCATCATTGCATATCTGGTTGATTACGAttctcaaatatattttatgcttttaaaaaaaactgacacacATCACCATTGAATAGTTTGTGACACTCTGAGCGGGCTTTATCCTCaaatcaaaagtttttattttttattttttaaataagtcgtAGCCAATCAGACGTCTATAACaatttcggccaatcacaattgGGCCACAGTCCGTTACACTGGCGCGAAATGTATGAGAAGATGGCGAACGTCAAGGCAGCAGGAGCTAACGTTAGCGCTCCACCAAGAGTAAGTATAAGTTGTTGAATTTGATAACATGCACGAACTATTAATGATTAAATGCAGTTTAGTACTGACGTTTGTTCAGTAAGTTGGATAAATACTTAATTCATCTTCAGTAATTTTGGTTCACATGTTAAAATGACAGTCAAAATGAGTGTGCTGCCTGACTTAAAGATGCTGCAGCCAGATAACTTTATTACAacatgacattattatttttttttatatatatatataacgttaaTATCCCCTTGTCTGTCTTGCTATGACACAGAAACGTTTCAGAACGCTGGCCCCTCTTTGCCATAAGGGAGGGGTCGTAACGTAGGCTAATCGACAAGGAAtgctttttacatttgattttttaaaatacaatcatgtttttttttttctaaaatgcaaACTCAAGTTTTTTGTTTGCAAGTGAAAATGTATTAAGAATGCTGtgcaatgtgtttttgtctttgttctagaaaaaaaaacactttagaaagttcTGATGACGAAACAGACATTGAGATGAAGCGAAAATATGAAAAAGCAAAAGTAAgtatttactgtaatattgctcaaaaaaaatattttttaactaatatatAATTGCCCTAATGTTTATGATTTTGCAGTCCTAGGATAAAATGTCCTCTTAATGATTATTAAagagatattaaaaaatgaaagatgCATGGTATTGTTTAAATATCAGTGGTTTGTATACAGATGTCCTGTTGGCCCTtcgttttttttaacctttatttaacaagAAAAGTCCAATTGAGTTAAAATAACTCTTCTCAcagggagtcctggccaagacAGGCAGCCAAAAAAGttgcaaattaaaaacataaaaaaagacaggACAAAAATTACAATACACAGCAAAGCTCTATGTAtacaatacacatttaacttaagtaaaaacaaacatatcattTAAATAGTACCTAGTTAAAACAAGTACACCGTTCATTCAGAGATGTCTTTAAGAGGTTTTAAAAGTACTAATAGATTGAAGTGATTCTAAATTTAAGGTGTTTTGAAGTTCATTCCAGACACTTGGTGCATAtaatgaaaaagctttttttccaagttctttttttgttaatggaataactaataacagttttttttgacGACCTTGTCCTATAAACACTATTttgttaaataagtaaatttgaaatgtaaagggGTAATTTACCCATTAGtgctttaaaagtaaaaattaacagATGGAATTTTCTTCTAAGAGAAAGAGGGAAGGCCATTGTACAGTTTCATACAGAGTGCAGTGGTGAGTCCTAGCTGCCTACATCTGTAATGAAACGAAAGGCAGAGTGATATAGTACatctgatttttttaataaaaatgatgtagAATGCATATAAATTAAATCACCATAATGATTTATGTTAGTTGTTTTGTACTAATGAtagtagttttgtatgttgtatatAACTGAGTTTTTATTTGGTccagagacaaaaaaaattgcaaaagagaGGATCCTCACTCAGTTGAAGGATACACTGAGGAAaccactccactccactccatGCAGAACCAATCCATTACATAGTGAGGAGGAAGTTGAATCCAAAACGGTGGACACAAATGTGGATTTGTTTAATTACCCAGGGAATTCTCAATCAACCGTATGTCGTTTCAAACCCTAAGCAATGAACACAAACTTTTGGACTGCGTAGTCAacctaatgtatttttaaaagtaatgtttaggcagataatacaaattataagaTCTATggtattgtttaaatgttatttgtttatagACTATATACAGATGTCCAGTTGTCCCTTTGCTGTTttatatgttgtattttattgagtttttatttctttttgaattCGGTTCAGAGACAAAAAAAGGTTGGAAAGGAGAGGATCCTCACTCAGTTGAAGGATACACTGAGGAAACCACTCCACTCTGATCCACGCAGAACCAATCCGTTACATAGTGAGGAGGAAGTTCAAGCCGAAACCGTGGACACAAATGTGGATTTGTTCGATTACCCAGAGAATTTTCAACCAACCGTATGTCATTTCAgacaatacaccaaaaaaaaacaaacatttggacTGTGTTATAGTTattctaatgtatttttaatcatattcttTCAGGTTCTccaaagcgttttttttttgcaagtagaACATTaccatgcaaatcatttttatttgaaattgtatttattgttttaaatataggaTACCTTAGATGCTGCTGAGGCAAGTGGAGAGAGCGTGGAACAGCCATTATTTGTCAGGGGTGAAGTGTTGAAAGCTTTGAAAGGTACAGTATAAAATACCTGAAATGAGTTGTGCTAAGGGATGCTATGTTGATAATTATGtcttaaatatactatatatacaataatacatttgtgaTTGTAATTTTCTATTGACTTGATTTGTATTTAAAGCAGTAAAAAGTGGTTGTACTGTATTTCATTTCTTTAGATATATTCTGAGCATTAAGCATTTACAATCTTTGTAATCATTCTAAGCAGCCATCTTTCTTCATAacttttttaatagaaatcttttcgaCACCTCTAGAAATCTCAACTGTGGCGTTTGACATCTTGTTCCTACCCCACTTACGATGTGTTTTTACACGTATTACCTGTGGTGTGCATCAGGAGTGGAGCGGTACATATATTCGTATTGAACCAATTTGGTACAAGGGTCACGGCTTTGGTGCACGCATTTACACAGAAAATACACTGCAAAGCGGAACTATTGTTAGATACGCATATTCTTTGGGGACACATAATATGTGACGCGCGTCCTATTCGCTTTGGACTAATGTCAAACTTGACGCAAATTTTAAGCATTTCTTTGTTTGCGTTGATTACaatgctggagtgtgtgtgtgctcgcacGCGCGGTAGGGGGtagagagagaaaatatataGTGTGTTCACCGTAGCACAAGAGAGATCGAGACAGAGAAGCAATTTGTCCTCGAGTGTCACAAATACAGTTCAGTAAGAGACCTTTACTTCAACTAAATCACCAACGTTATACTGTAtgccacagcctgagagacagcaggtgaatgtgtatgtgtgtgtctgaacTCAGTGCGTTTCCCTACTGTCCATCACAGTGActcacagtggtgtgtgtgtgtgtatatataaaaaaaaatatgtgtgtgtgtgtgtgtgtgtgtgttaaaacacGGTGGTTAattaaggaaaacaaacaaattgatctgaaatatagtaaattattttaaaattcattcagGTAAAATTATCAAACAACAAtgtcttaattaattaatttattaataaacaaattatataaaactattgtCAGTGCACTACAAATAGTCATTTCTGTAATTTGGCGGgtcatatatcattttttaaggtttttgtttccCGTGTGCCTTTTCTTTGCCTTTTTCCTTTtcagaatggagctgcgttggagtgtttgatagtattttgggtgctttCATATCGCTAAAATTTGCAGAAACGGGACTGTCAAAACCTTGACATTCCTATTATCCGGGAGTTATGTCATTAAATTGGAGTAAACTCACTGGCTTTGCATATCCCGTGCgaatgcacataacaaaattcATGTGGGGGGGCAGTTTCAAAATCACTCATCatccccagataatactaatcccgtgcaaaTAGGGGCTTTAGAGAAAACAACATATACTCAAGctgcagtttagtttaacttgactgTCATAATTGGTATGTCCTCAAAATCTGTTAGTTATagtacattttaaactttaaactatataaaatacatttcctctttttttttgcagaaattccCACCTTAGTGCAGTGTGTCAAGGAACTAATATCCTCAATGAACAGAGGGATCGATACAGCAAGCACAAGCTCAGGGTCCTCCAGCTCAGCCCAAGAGATGGTATGTTATTGTATGTGTTTTCTGAAATACTaatcattcaaaacaaaaattgtaataaCAATGCTGTGAGAATGTATTAACGGATCAAACAGCGCTGACGTGGCATCCACAGATCAGCAACAATTGACCTTTGATTTACTGTGGTAGCACTAACTACAACCATGAAGTTTGGCAGTAATAGTCAGGAACAGATTCTCATCTAACTTgtaaattttagtgttttttaattaagtttggtctagttagtattattttttctgtttgttttttaatgcagttcaaaaaaacattgtacagtcagaattgcaatatatacaaaatggagaaaacgaacaaacaaaaatatttatttatatatatatatatatatatatatatatatatatgaacggTAATGTTATGTCATGACTGACAGCTGTGATTTGCAGCTTCTCTAAACAAAGTAGTCAGTTAGGCAACAACAGTGCTGCCCTCAAATGTTaatctgaactaaaataaacctTATTGTAGGCTActacaatattatatttcatttttttcaaggagctgtttttgtttatatatgctcctaaaaaaaaaaaaattgagcaatGATGGAgctataagtaaaaaaaaaaaaaaaaaaaaaaaatcatacttatgttgttagttttaatgaaaaaataattaaaaataaataaaagaaatttctctggcatttctttctttttgctgtaGCCTATTGAAAACGTACCGAACCGTGACACAAGTGTATCGTATCGAACAGAACCGTCCATTttgtgaaccgttacacccctactttGTATGTACGTCCTGGCATTATAACGATAGAGTGGTGAGATACGAACGCTATCTGTTTAATGATGTAAATTAAACGTCAGTACATTGACACATTGATGTTAATGCTAATAACCATAACGCATTGCTCATTATAAACGTGGGATTATGAATTATATTGAGAACATCGTACAGATAAAACATGCAGTATTGTAACTTACCCTGAGTTACATTAGTCGCATTTATCATGAAGCATGCaagtgatttgcaaagattaatttaaagGTTAATAAACCGTCACACTTACTACTTCTGGAGGTGCAGCAAGAACACAAATAGTTGGTACTGATTCTTTTTTTCAGCAGCAGCTTCTTAGCAAAACCAGCGATATACTGACCCTCGTTTATAAAGCAGTCTGGTGATAAATGATTCGCCCAAACATGAAAGCATTGATGTTGATTTTGTGGAATATTCCCTTTGAAAACAAAACTCAGCCACTGCATCTTCAGTTCAAATTTAGGAACATCAAAATGTCTGATGTGTTCGTTATTACCGGTAATTAGCCTACACACCATTTTGCTCCAACGTATCAACATGTTGGACTATGATGACAGCTCAAGCTCGTTCAGGGCGGGTCTGTGTTGAAACGCTGCTGTCAATCAACAATCGAGGGAGGGGGATTGATATAGTGAAGTCACAATATCAAACTGCTCAATATAATGAAGGGGAACAATGAATAAATTGAAACAAAACCACTGGATGGAATTTTTATCAATATATGATGGTTATGTATAGGCACTGCCTAATTGTAAAATGATTGACAGGTATTGTAGCCAGTGTTCAGTCTAGAGATTACATTTTTTACAGACCCTACtagaatgttttgtttgtttgtttgtttgtttgtttgtttttggtatgttaatgtgattttttttttttttctttacatagaTTTCTCTGGGCAACATGGCTGTCCAAGTCAACAAAACCTGCTTTAGGAGATTGAATAGGAGCAGAATGTCCCTGTTCACTCAAGAgttagctgttttgttgtttgggaGGGAGGTTCTGGGTTCATCAAGCCTCACTGGGAATAGGTCCCAAAAAGAAAGGCTGAACCCAGAAAAAATGAATGCACTTATCGGTTTgtataagatttatattttttatatttcattatagtcCTTTCTCAGCTGAaattttaaatagtagtgtaaaatatgttataaaaaataattgacttAAAGGATAGCATGTATCATACTATATGTGCATGCGCAAACTTCAGAGATTGTGAACCTTATTTTATCACAGcaagaaaacaatacaaacagcATATCacaataaagataatttaatttaaccaaatCTTAAAGTTAAGTAAcgtttcaaattattaaatgaaaggTTTGGGCAAAACGGTACAGTAAACAATTGCTTCTATTTCATGCACTTACATTAGGATTCAATCCTCAATAATTATACATCAAATTAAAGTAGTTTAAATAACATAATAGGCCATAGAGGATTCTTCAAAAATAACCACTGATTATCTTAAGAACGAGTTGTATCCAGCATGATTGAGTAATTTAACTGCATACTGTAGACAAAAGCATatgttaatcacaaaaaaaacttatttaaagaataattaaaataaatctaaatcatCTTGATTATTTCTCTGGGAGTATTGGAGCAGCTTGCTTCTACTCATTCATAGTGCTGACAATCACATCGATaagttaatattaaacattaaaatggagGATGGCATGGTAGGGcatcattataaataaactatttcatatattgatatttattgcTAAGTTCAGCTAGTTTAGCTTTCTTCACAAAACTGCCGACAGTAATGCAGCCATCCTTTACTACAAAACAGATATGATCACACAGACTGTGAAAAAGGTCTCTTTTTGCCTAGAAAATCATTGTGTGTCTATATTCTAGCAAGCTTTATATCCTATAAGCATAAGGTGgatattatgaataattttgtGGCTATTCATAAAGCACTAAtgtactaatgttttttttttttttttttttttttttttttttttttttttttttcggcagaCACTGTCATATCTGAGTTTCCGGGCACGTCACAGTCCGAGGTTAGAGCCGTAATACGGCGAAAGTGCAATAACGAAagttttgtttcaaaaaaaaaaaaacactgtaaaggtaattttttgttgttgttgggaaAGGAATGTGAAAGTAAAGaagaaatttgtgttttgttcatATAAGATATGTACAGTAATCTGtagtttaatcattttattaaagggttagttcacccaaaaattgaaaaGTTCTTTGTATTTATATTCACCCGCGTGTTGTTCTAAACCCTTAAGACTTCCATTAACATCGcatcacaaaatattatatttatgatggAATCTGAGCGCTGGATAagtcttccattgacttccaagGGGCTTAAACTTGCTCGATCAGAAATCGTATTAAGACATTGTTTGAAATTGTCTAAGTGACTCCAGTGGCTCAACCATCCATTTATCAAGCGACGAGAATAgtttttttgtgccaaaaacaaacaaaaataacgaatttATTCCAATATCCATTTACTCGTGTTGTGCTTGAAAGTTGTTTACGTAGTGTATCTGCGCGAGCTTCTGGGTTCTACGTCACCAGGCGTCACACACATGACCTGCGTTGGCCAATAGTGAGCCTGTGTGGTGACGTAGAACCCAGAAGCGCTGCGCAGATAGACTACGTAAACAACTTTGAAGCACAACACTAGTAAATGGATATTGGAATaaattcgttatttttgtttgtttttggcgcAGAAAAAGTATTCTCGATGGTTGAGCCACTGAAGTCACTTGGACTATTTTAAACAATGTCTATATGTTTTCTGATCGAGCAAGTTTAAGCCCcttggaagtcaatggaagactTATCCAGCGCTCAGAttacatcataaatataatattttgttatgcaATTATAAATGGAAGCCATACGGGGTTAGAACAACACGCAAGTGAGTAAAAACTGAGatcattttgattttggggtgaactccTTTAATGCTTTTAGTTTAAGCTTGCCACTTGTGTTATTTTGTTTCCCAACAGTCTGTTTggactttaataatgtttaaaaaaaaataaagtgttttttaagaaAGAGATGCTTTTTGTTTGTACACATACCATTCCTCCTGTATCCTTTTAAGCTATAggtgttttcatttacatgaaTTACATTTACCGGTTATTTTTATCAGATGCATTACATCtaactttaaaatgattattGTATTAAACGCCTTCATCAATGGTggacaattttaacatttacattttaacagtataACTTCAGCATAAATGAGGCAGAAAATGCTACTGATAACACAGTAATAGTGTacttgactaaaaaaaaaaaaccattaacatttaaatgttttataaaagtacttttgacatagttaaaatacatttttacaataaattagtttccataaatataatatgattgtatattcttatattttaaagaatttaaaggtgtatttaaaaatgttttaaagatggGTTCTATTGCtctaagggggaaaaaaaataaagctgaaataatattttaaaatcatgttttaagtTCATCTTAAGTTTGTataaaaatagcacagttgatatattcttatattttaaataatttataagtgtatttaaaatgtattaaagatttaatctaaagataaaattaaagctgaaatagtATGTTAAAAGCATATTTAAGTTCATCTTCAGTGTGtctcaaaatagcacagttgagtacactaagatgatcttaagtttatattaagaagtactaaagaacattttttagtatattaagtacaaaataagtgcgtgaaaatagagcactttaaatacattatggaagtgtattaagtgcacttaaaatgtattttagtgtaCTTTTTTAGTCTAGGAATACATTATAagtataatttgtatataattacatattattattattatcatttaaatagtatattattgtatttaaagatGGTTTCAATTATACTAAAACTGGTAACGAAATACATTTgttgaaaatatgaaatagtatattaaaaatacactttagTTTATCTTCAGTGTGTCTCAAAAAAGCACAATTGAGTACACTAAGATGATCTTAAGTTTATATTAAGCAGTACTAAAGGTAAGCTTTTAGTATATTAAGTGCAAAATAAGTGTGtcgaaaatagagcactttaagtacattatggaagtgtatTATGGaagtgtaataaaatgtattttagtgcaCTTTTTTAATCTAGGAATACATTCTAagtataatttgtatataatttaatattattattattataatttaaatagtttattattttatttaaagatgatttCAATTATACTTAAAGTggtaacaaaatacatttttaaaaatatgaaatagtatattaaaaatacacttaaattcaTCTTCAGTGTGTCTCAAAAAAGCACAATTGAGTATACTAAGatgattttaagtttatattaagCACTACTAAAGATAAGCTTTTAGTATATTAAGTGCAAAATAAGTGTGtcgaaaatagagcactttaagtacattatgaaAGTGTATTATGGAAGTGTACTAAGTgcacttaaataaaatgtattttagtgcacttttttttcacctgggtAGTTTGTGGCCACATTTACCGTCGTCTCCCAATactatgcattccgtttttcTTTCTGATGAATTATACTGAAAGTATGTCCATAAATCATCTCGTCGTTTCCGACCACCAAGCCTGTTTATTGGCGTCGCCGCCATGGTCCTTCAAAGATGTGTGGCGAGTGACTAGCCACAGGTGTGTTGTTGTGTGGAATCTGGTGCGCGGCAAAGCGGCAGCCGGGTGGTGGGCGTACCCAAAACAAGGAAGCGGCAGATTTCACGCAAAATAGGCAGAAATGACATGCATTGTGAACGTCAGACTTATAATCATTTTCGTTCCGTCTCGTCTCTTCAACGAAAACTCGAAAACGTCTCGTCATGTTTTAGTCACATTAGAGCCATTTTTAGCTAGTCATCGTTGCGTTATCGTCATAAAAAAAAGGTGCGTCAACGAAATCATTTCGTTATCGTCATCGTTGACGAAAACAACATTGTATATCATTAGTGGCACTGTATGATTTTTGCATTGCCATATGACACAGCAACGTGTTGTATTAATATAGAATGTAACTGAACAAATACTTCAATAACAGTCAAACTCTTGTTCACTACTGAGTTGTTATCTAGTTACAGCAGTAACCAGCCTTTGCTAGTATTCATTGTGACATTTCTGACACAAACAACCGTGATTTAGATCGAAAAGTAAGTCAGATTAAGTGAATCTGCTTCAATGTTGTAACGCAGAAATCACTTTATTTTCCACCTAAAGGCACAGTTGTGTTGCGCAGCAGAAGTGCTGTCAGAGTGAAAGCTCAACACATGCTGTCGCAGTTATGCCACACTTACGCTCACAGTGTGAAACAGACACAGACTGTATAACATAACAGACTCGACTGCGCTCTGTGCTGTAAACATGGATGAGGCTGACTTGAAATACACTAATTTCACACGACAGGAGGACCTGATGGAGCGCAGGAAAAATTACTGTGAAAAAACAGCTTCATGTTTGGAGGACTCACGTCAGGTGCTTCATTACAGCTGGCTGTCGCAGACACTCCTCTCCTGAGATTAACCCACATGACGGCCGGATGTCAT
Encoded proteins:
- the LOC109075358 gene encoding uncharacterized protein LOC109075358 isoform X2 codes for the protein MRRWRTSRQQELTLALHQEKKNTLESSDDETDIEMKRKYEKAKRQKKVGKERILTQLKDTLRKPLHSDPRRTNPLHSEEEVQAETVDTNVDLFDYPENFQPTDTLDAAEASGESVEQPLFVRGEVLKALKEIPTLVQCVKELISSMNRGIDTASTSSGSSSSAQEMISLGNMAVQVNKTCFRRLNRSRMSLFTQELAVLLFGREVLGSSSLTGNRSQKERLNPEKMNALIDTVISEFPGTSQSEVRAVIRRKCNNESFVSKKKKHCKGNFLLLLGKECESKEEICVLFI
- the LOC109075358 gene encoding uncharacterized protein LOC109075358 isoform X1 — encoded protein: MLYITEFLFGPETKKIAKERILTQLKDTLRKPLHSTPCRTNPLHSEEEVESKTVDTNVDLFNYPGNSQSTRQKKVGKERILTQLKDTLRKPLHSDPRRTNPLHSEEEVQAETVDTNVDLFDYPENFQPTDTLDAAEASGESVEQPLFVRGEVLKALKEIPTLVQCVKELISSMNRGIDTASTSSGSSSSAQEMISLGNMAVQVNKTCFRRLNRSRMSLFTQELAVLLFGREVLGSSSLTGNRSQKERLNPEKMNALIDTVISEFPGTSQSEVRAVIRRKCNNESFVSKKKKHCKGNFLLLLGKECESKEEICVLFI